The stretch of DNA GCTGGTTCGATCCGTCGGCGTTCATGACGTAAATCTCGGCGAAGTACGACGGGTCGGTCTCAAGCTGCTTCTTCTCGGGGTCGGGGAGGGCGTGATCGTAGGCGCCGCGGGTGGACGAGAAGACGTTCAGCCGGCCGTCCGGCGAGTAGCCGGCCTCGGCGTCGTAGCCGCGCGCGTTGGTGAGGCGCGTGAGCTGCTTCGTGCCTTCCTTGTAGGCGTAGATCTCCATCTCCGGGTCGTAGTCCCACGAGTACCGGCGTTCCTTGCCCGACGCGCGGAACGCCAGCTCTTCGTCCTGGTACTGCTTGGATTTCGGATCGTGGTGGGTCGAAGCGAACTCGATCTCGTCGGTGCCCGGCCGGAAGAAGCCGCAGGTGGTCTTGCCCATGCCGGGCGAGATGCGGGTGGTGTCGCCCGTGGTCAGGTCCAGCACGTACATCTGGTAGAACGGGTTGCCGGGCTCGCGCTCGCTCTGGAAGACCAGGCGCTTTCCATCCGGCGACCAGTACCCCTCGCCGGCGCGCCGGCCCTCGACCGTGAGGCGCCGCACGCGCGTCATGAACTGACGCTCCTGGTTCGTCGAGTCCTGGGCCGAGACGAGCCCCCCGAGGGCGAGGGCAGTGACGAGAGCGGCCGCGGCGATGCGCATGGACCGCCATTGTACCTGCCCCGCCGGGCCGCGGCCGGCCCCCGCCGCGTGGTCCGCCGCCCTCAGCGGTCGTTCAGCTGAATCGAGTTGCCCACGCGCTCGAACGTGCTGGTGTAGACGGGCGCGTCGTTGTCGGGCACCACGGTGAGGTAGTAGAACAGGCTGCCGTCGGCCAGGAGCGTCGTGTAGACGCCCACCCGTTCCGTGTCGCCCAGGGCAGAACGTCCCAGGAGCTGGGTGCCGAGGCCGGACCTCCGCGAGATCCGCACCGCCCGCTGCGAGTCCGACACGCGCATGCCGGGGTTGCTCCGGACGATGGCGTTCACGAAGGCATCGGTGGCGTCGGCCAGGTCGCGCGACGAGGCTCGGGTGACCCCCACCTCCACGCCGTGGGTGAAGACGCTCTGGCCGCGGTAGTCGCCGAGCGCGTTCTGCGGGACGAACTTCACGGCGTTGTTGCCGTTCACGGCCGTCCAGTTCGCGGGCACGCTGACCTGGAAGAGCTGGCCGCCCCTGGCCGTCTTGTACTGCGACGCCGGGGGCGGTACCGGCTCGCCGATCGTGCCGACCGACGCCGGCGCGGTGCTGCCGGTATTGCCGCCGTCGCGGCTTCCGGCCTTGGCGACATCGGCCATCGAGAGCGGCGCCGGCATCGCCGCAAAGCGCGCCTTGGCGGACGAGTACCCGACGACGGTCGGCCGATCGCCGATCGCGACCTTCGCGGCCTCCTGGTTGATGTACTGAATCCGGTTGCCCGGGTCGGGGTGGCTGCTGAGCCACTGCGGCGGGGTCTTGCCCTGCGATTCCTTCTGGATCGCCTCGAACATGTGAGCCAGGTGCCTGGGGTCGTACCCCGCGCGCGCCATGATCTGGACGCCGAGCAGGTCCGCCTGCTTCTCGTAGTCGCGGCTGTATTTCAGAAGCCAGGTGCCGAGGCCGAACTGGGATCCCTGCGCGATGGCCTCGCCCCAGCCGCCGCCGATGATGGCGCCGGCGATGGCGCCGGCGACGGCGCCGATCTGGAAGCGCTGCGCCTTGGTGGCATTCGCGGTGCCGTGACGGAGCAGCACGTGCGAGAGCTCGTGCGCCATCACCCCGATCACCTCGCCCTCGTCCTCGGCGGCGTCGAACATACCGCGATTCACGAACATCGGCCCGCCCGGCAGGGCGAAGGCGTTGATCTCCTTCAGGTTGACGGGCGTGAAGGAGTACTCGAAGACCGGATGGTTCAGGTTGCGCGGGGCGGCGGCGACCAGCGCGCGGCCGGCGCGGTCGAGGTAGCCCGAGATCTGATCGTCCGAGATGATCGGGTACTCCCGCCGTACTTCGGCGGCGGCTTCACGCCCCAGCTCGACGTCCTGCTCCGGCGTGTACTTGTTCTTCGGGGGCGTGATGACCGTCTGCGCCGTGATGACCATCGTCCCCAGGACGACGGCGACGGCAGCAGCGAGCGGAAGCAGCGGGCGGCGGACATCCATCGAAGGCATCGCGAGCTCCTGGCAGGTGTCGACCAATTCTATGCACAGCCCGCGCCACCTTCCTGCCGGGCCCGACGGGCGACCGCCGCTACTTCGTGGCCGTGAGCGAGACAGTCGTCGTGCCGCCGGCCTTCACCGTGACCTTCTGCGGTGCGACGTTGAGCGTCTCGTGCCACACGGTGAGCTCGTACGTGCCCGGCGGGACCCCGCTGAGCGTGAAGTGCCCATCCGCCCCCGTCACGGCGGCCGCATCCTCGGTCACGATGATGTAGCCGCGCATCCACGTGTGCGTGTTGCAGGTGATGCGGACGAGGCCCGGTCCGTTCAGCGGACGCGTGACCACCATGTCCGGCACCGGCAGGCCGACGTTGAAGAGCGTGCGGCCGCCGTCCTGCTGGGCGTTGGTCGTGTGGAGCAGCGGATCCTTGCTCGACGTCTTCGTCGGCGCCCCCGGACGCGCCAGCTGCACGCGCGGCGTGAAGCGGCACTTCTCGTTGGTCACGTGCGGATCGGGATACGGCGCGTGCGCCGTGACGCCCGTGAGGCGCACGACCGCGTTCGCGAGCCCGCCGTCCGGTCCGACGACGATGGACTCATCCGGCAGGGTGGCGCCGCACACCTTCGCGTCCAGCGTCACGCGCAGCGGCCGCGGGGCCTTCGCGGCGGTGGTCACCACGCCCGTGATCGTGCCGCCCTGGGCGAATGCCGTGCCCGGCCACAGGCCCGACAGGAGTCCCCACGCCAGACCTGCCGCGATCGCCGCTCGTCTCGTCATGATTCCCAAAAAGTAGCACGCCGCTCGCGCCCGGGTGGACGCGTCGCGGCCCGTCGGGCGAGGAATCCATGTACGGATGAGACGGAGCGGCCACTAGAATGTCGCCCATGCGTCGCCTCGTCCTCCTCGCCGTCGCCGCGATCGCCGCGGCCAGCGCCGTGCCGTCCGCCCGCCAGACCCAGGACTCCACCTGGATCGCGCCCTTTCGCGACAACGCCACGCGGCTGATGACCGCCGCGCAGGCCGACGACTTCGCGTGGCAGCGCCTGGCGGAGCTCACCGACACCTTCGGCAACCGTCTGGCCGGTACGGCCAACCTGACGCGGGCCATCCGGTGGGCGGAGGCGACCATGAAGAAGGACGGCCTCGCCAACGTCCGGACCGAGAAGGTGATGGTGCCCCGGTGGGTCCGCGGGCAGGAGAGCGCCGTGATCGTGGAGCCGCCCGAGCATCCCGTGGTCATGCTCGGTCTGGGCGGCAGCGTGGCGACGCCCCCGGCCGGCCTCGAGGCTGATGTCCTGGTCGTGAAGGATTTCAAGGAGCTCGACAGTCGGGCGGCCGAGGCCAAGGGGAAGATCGTGCTCTTCAACGTCACCTTCACGAACTATGGCGAGACCGTGGCGTACCGGTCCGGCGGCGCCACGGCCGCGGCCAGGCACGGCGCCGTGGCGTCGCTCGTGCGCGCCGTGGGCCCGATGGGGCTGAGGACGCCGCACACGGGCGGCATGAACTACGGCGACGCCGCGGTGAAGATTCCGACGGCCGCCATCGCCGCCGAGGACGCCAACCGCATCCAGCGCCTGAGCGATCGCGGCGTCCGCGTCCGCATCCGGCTCCGCATGGAGGCGCACTTCGAGGCCGACGTGGAGTCGGCCAACGTGTTCGGCGAGATCGTCGGCCGCGAGCGCCCGAACGAGATCGTGCTCGTCGGCTGCCACTTCGATTCCTGGGACGTGGGCGCCGGCGCCTCGGACAACGGCGTCGGGTGCGTGGTCACGTGGGAGGCGCTGCGGCTGATGACGTCGCTGGGCATCCAGCCCCGGCGAACGGTCCGGGTCGGCCTCTTCACCAACGAGGAGAACGGCCTGCGCGGCGGGACGGCGTATCGCGACGCGTACCGCGACAAGGCCGCCGACCACGTGCTGGCGCTCGAGTCGGACTCGGGCGTCTTCGCGCCGGCGAGCCTCGGCTTCACCGGGCCGGCGGCAGCCCGCCGCTACATCGACGACATCGGCACGCTGATCGCTCCGCTGGGACTGGGCGGCATCAGGCCGGGGGGCGGCGGGGCCGACATCGGACCCATTGCCCAGGCCGGCGGCGTCCCGATGATGGCCTACAACGGCGATTCCACCCGCTACTTCACCATCCACCACACGCCCGCCGACACCGTGGACCGCATCGCACCCGACGAGGTGTCGAAGGCCGCGGCGGCCATTGCCGTCGTGGCCTACGTCGTGGCAGACATGCCCGAGCGGCTGCCCAAGTAGAACAGGGCCCGGGACCAGGGAGGATCGTCATGGGCGTGCCCGTCGAGACGCTGAGGACGCACCTGCGCTACGCCGCCTGGGCGTCGGCGCGGATCGTCGACGCAGCGGCCATGCTGACGCCGGAGGAGCTCACGCGGGACTTCAAGAGCGCCGACAAGCACGTGCTCGGCACCCTGACCCACGTGTACGCGGCCGATCGCGTGTGGCTCGGCCGCATCGAGGGCGCTCCGCCGGGCGTGTTCGTCGATCCGGCCGTGGACATGCACCTGGCCGTCCTGCAGAAGGAGTGGCCCGCGCTGATGGATCGCTGGCTCTCGTGGGTCGCGGCGGCGGATGACCCCGCCCGCGATCTCGAGTACCAGGACCTGCGCGGCAACACGCACCGGACGCCGCTCTGGCAGATCGTCCTGCACGTGGTGAACCACGGCACCCATCATCGCGGTCAGGCCGCGGCCATGATCCGGGCCATGGGGCACACGCCGCCGCCCCTGGACCTCATTCGCTTCTACCGCGACGAGCGGCGGTAGCGGCTGCCGGCCGCCCGGTCAGAAGTGTCGCGTGACGCGCACCGACACCGTCCGCGGCTGCACCACGCGGGTGCCGACGAACACCGACTGGAAGTTGTAGAGCGCCGTCCGGTTCGTCAGGTTCGTGACCTGCAGTTGGACGCTCCACGTCCGCGCGCCCGTGGCCCTGGCGATGTCCGCGCCCAGCCCGAGATCCACGATGGTCCGCGGCCTGACACGCGGCGTGTCTCCCGTGAGGCGGACGTACGGCAGCAGGTCGGCGAAGTCCGGATCGGCGGCCACCTGGGCCGGATCCGAGGGATTCGCGACCAGGCCGCTGTCGTGACGCACCGAGACGCTGGTCCAGAACGGGCCCTCGGGATCGAACGTGCCGGTCGCATGCACGCCGAGCCGTTGATCGTGGTCGATGGCGAACTCGCCCGCGGACAGGAGATCCACGGCGTCCTGGCCCAGGAACAGTCCGCCCGTGAACGGCGGCGTCGCGATGGCGCGCGCGGCCGTCGCGCTGAGACTTCCGGACAGGCCGCGGCGCGGCAGGGCCGTCAGCCTGAGCTCGGCGCCGACGACCCTCAGACGCCGGAGCGTGGTGGGGAAGATGATCCCGGTGTCGAGGAAGTTGTTGTTGTCCTGCTGGTCGCTCGACCGCTTGCGATAGACGGCACCGTCGATCGTGAACGCCCCGCCGAGGGCCGCCTGGACGCCCGCTTCCACGACGTCCTGTCGCTCGGGACGAATGGCGCGCACGGTCTGTCCGAGCGCCCGCCGGACGCTGTCCGGGGCGAGGCGTCCCGCCGCGGCCGAGTTCGACAGGAGCAGGTTCTCGTTGGGCGGCGTCTGGTAGTTCCGGTTGTACGAGGCGCGGACCACGACCTCGCGTCCGGCGATTCGGTAGGACGCGCCGATCCGCGGCTGCAGCTGCCGACCGGCGACGAGGAAGTGGTATTCGTCGTGGCGCAGGCCCGCGTTCAGCGCGAGCCCGCCGGTCTGCACGGTGGCCACGACGAAGGCCGCCGCCGTGATGCCCGTGCGGGCGTCGGAGAACCGGAAAGGCGATCCGCCGCGGGTCAGGTCGTGCGGCGTCAGCGCCGCAGTGTAGCCCGGCGTGCCTGGGACGTTCGCGTCCGGCGACGTCAGCGCCATCGAGAAGCGCTCGCGCACCGGAAAGACCTGGGCGTCCAGCCCGGCGCGCAGCCCGGCGCGGCCCGAGGTGCGCGTGTAACGCGTCTGCAGCGTGGTCGTGGAGAGTCGGCGGCGCTGCCACGCGGTCACGGGTGTGTCGCCCGGACTGGGATCGAGGCCCGCCGTCGTCGTACGGACGCCCACCGTGGTCTCGATGGTGCTCGCGCCGCCCAGCGGGCGGAGGTAGGCGACCCACACGGATGCATCCTGGAGGCGCTGGCGCTGATCCTGGTCCGCCGCGTGCTGCGAGCGGAGGGTGGCGAGCTCGAAGCGGGAGGCCCCGCCCATCGCGTGCAGGCGGAGGAGGTCGGCGGCGCCCAGGCGCAGATCCACCCGCGCGTATCCGCGCGCCATGCGGCCGGCGTTGTGCAGGTTGTCGAGCGAGACCT from Vicinamibacterales bacterium encodes:
- a CDS encoding M48 family metallopeptidase encodes the protein MPSMDVRRPLLPLAAAVAVVLGTMVITAQTVITPPKNKYTPEQDVELGREAAAEVRREYPIISDDQISGYLDRAGRALVAAAPRNLNHPVFEYSFTPVNLKEINAFALPGGPMFVNRGMFDAAEDEGEVIGVMAHELSHVLLRHGTANATKAQRFQIGAVAGAIAGAIIGGGWGEAIAQGSQFGLGTWLLKYSRDYEKQADLLGVQIMARAGYDPRHLAHMFEAIQKESQGKTPPQWLSSHPDPGNRIQYINQEAAKVAIGDRPTVVGYSSAKARFAAMPAPLSMADVAKAGSRDGGNTGSTAPASVGTIGEPVPPPASQYKTARGGQLFQVSVPANWTAVNGNNAVKFVPQNALGDYRGQSVFTHGVEVGVTRASSRDLADATDAFVNAIVRSNPGMRVSDSQRAVRISRRSGLGTQLLGRSALGDTERVGVYTTLLADGSLFYYLTVVPDNDAPVYTSTFERVGNSIQLNDR
- a CDS encoding carboxypeptidase regulatory-like domain-containing protein → MTRRAAIAAGLAWGLLSGLWPGTAFAQGGTITGVVTTAAKAPRPLRVTLDAKVCGATLPDESIVVGPDGGLANAVVRLTGVTAHAPYPDPHVTNEKCRFTPRVQLARPGAPTKTSSKDPLLHTTNAQQDGGRTLFNVGLPVPDMVVTRPLNGPGLVRITCNTHTWMRGYIIVTEDAAAVTGADGHFTLSGVPPGTYELTVWHETLNVAPQKVTVKAGGTTTVSLTATK
- a CDS encoding M28 family peptidase yields the protein MRRLVLLAVAAIAAASAVPSARQTQDSTWIAPFRDNATRLMTAAQADDFAWQRLAELTDTFGNRLAGTANLTRAIRWAEATMKKDGLANVRTEKVMVPRWVRGQESAVIVEPPEHPVVMLGLGGSVATPPAGLEADVLVVKDFKELDSRAAEAKGKIVLFNVTFTNYGETVAYRSGGATAAARHGAVASLVRAVGPMGLRTPHTGGMNYGDAAVKIPTAAIAAEDANRIQRLSDRGVRVRIRLRMEAHFEADVESANVFGEIVGRERPNEIVLVGCHFDSWDVGAGASDNGVGCVVTWEALRLMTSLGIQPRRTVRVGLFTNEENGLRGGTAYRDAYRDKAADHVLALESDSGVFAPASLGFTGPAAARRYIDDIGTLIAPLGLGGIRPGGGGADIGPIAQAGGVPMMAYNGDSTRYFTIHHTPADTVDRIAPDEVSKAAAAIAVVAYVVADMPERLPK
- a CDS encoding DinB family protein, producing MGVPVETLRTHLRYAAWASARIVDAAAMLTPEELTRDFKSADKHVLGTLTHVYAADRVWLGRIEGAPPGVFVDPAVDMHLAVLQKEWPALMDRWLSWVAAADDPARDLEYQDLRGNTHRTPLWQIVLHVVNHGTHHRGQAAAMIRAMGHTPPPLDLIRFYRDERR
- a CDS encoding TonB-dependent receptor is translated as MPITRGRLGVVLTALLTGAGAGPAWAQVTVAIRGTVVDAQDGAVPGAALTLRHPSSGLERSTWTDADGRFDFPNLPAGLHDVTATLDGFAPDVRRVAAPAGIVEVRLRLVPAGVTDRVVVRPAQPAVDDTSGGTRHAVSVTRIDRLPVAATSRGLEAVLVTFPGFAQNANGAIHPRGAHNQMTFVVDGLPISDQLTGAFASSLDVGVVQTAEVLTGHIPAEFGGKVSGVAVLNGRSGLGTGRRSAGAVAIAAGGFGTTQATVQWGGEHGRAGYFASVTALDTDRFLDQVSLDNLHNAGRMARGYARVDLRLGAADLLRLHAMGGASRFELATLRSQHAADQDQRQRLQDASVWVAYLRPLGGASTIETTVGVRTTTAGLDPSPGDTPVTAWQRRRLSTTTLQTRYTRTSGRAGLRAGLDAQVFPVRERFSMALTSPDANVPGTPGYTAALTPHDLTRGGSPFRFSDARTGITAAAFVVATVQTGGLALNAGLRHDEYHFLVAGRQLQPRIGASYRIAGREVVVRASYNRNYQTPPNENLLLSNSAAAGRLAPDSVRRALGQTVRAIRPERQDVVEAGVQAALGGAFTIDGAVYRKRSSDQQDNNNFLDTGIIFPTTLRRLRVVGAELRLTALPRRGLSGSLSATAARAIATPPFTGGLFLGQDAVDLLSAGEFAIDHDQRLGVHATGTFDPEGPFWTSVSVRHDSGLVANPSDPAQVAADPDFADLLPYVRLTGDTPRVRPRTIVDLGLGADIARATGARTWSVQLQVTNLTNRTALYNFQSVFVGTRVVQPRTVSVRVTRHF